Genomic DNA from Peribacillus simplex NBRC 15720 = DSM 1321:
CTGTTAGGGCTTATGAAGGAACGGATTATCGGTTCCCGTTGATTTTCAGGATATTATAGAATGATGTAAAAGGATTCCGTTCATTTCGGAGTCCTTTTTTATATGAACCATGTCGGGAATTACCTCATTAAAAAAGGGAATAAATCAGTTTAAAGCGAATAAAGTATTATGATATTTACTTCAATGCACATTTTAGGAAGTGGATGCCGGGCGGCCTGTGGTACTGCTAATCAATGGTCGCCATTAAGGCGGCAATTTTTCTTGTAAGGAGTGAGGAGCAGAGCAGGGTATGAATATACGTGAATATTATCAGAAAACGAGCAATTCAAATTTTCATGCATCTTGGTTTTCTCTTCTTTTGGCCATTGTATTTTTCATTTGCCATATTTTTGCGATGATACCGGGCAATATATTATTGATAACGTCTCCTTTTATTTTCTTTAGCATTGCCCAATTTGTCAGTCATCGTATATATGAAAATAGAATGAAGGAATTGCCTGATGAACACATCGGGACGAATGCCGGGTTATTTAAAAATGAACATGTTTTATTGACTTTTATGCCAGCACCGACATTGCGCCTGCTTCTCTTTGCGCCGGATGGGTCTCTAATGGGCGAAGTACGGGATTTGAATATGAAGTGGTTCATGTGGATGATTCCTAATTTCTTGTCGATGCTCCTGGCCAAGCGATATGAACTGGTTGACCATGAGGGGCATTTGCTGGCTAAGTACCATATCAAAAGGGGACTTTTCAATAAAATGACGATCATGGATGATCAGGGCGGCATTATTGGATCGTATCAAGAAAATCGGTCATTCGTGAAGATTAATGGAATGATATATAATGAAGATGGTACGGAATGGATGCCCATTGAAACACCGGGAAGTGTGAATTCTTTTGAGATTGCCACAAAAGAAGGGGAAAAGATCGTTTCATACCAAGAAGGCTGGATGCCTTTGGAGTGGGGGAAACGATTCAAGACAAATACACCCATACTTTCTTTTTCATCAAATGTTGATGAAATTCCTAAAATCATTGTCTTTGGGTTCTGTGCAGCCACTTTAAATCATCGTTCAAATTGACTAGGGTTATCCTTTAGCAAATCTTTTAAATATTTGATATAATCATAGTGGAATACTTAGATTAAATACATAATAAAAAGGTGGTAAATATGAGTTTACTTAATGAGATTCTGGATTATAATGAACAGTTTGTAGAAAAAGGTGAATATGTTAAGTATAGGACGGATAAGTTTCCTGAGAAACGTATGGTCATCATAAGCTGTATGGACACTCGGCTCGTTGAACTATTGCCAAAATCCTTGAATGTCAAAAATGGCGATGTCAAAATCTTGAAGACTGCCGGGGCAATCGTCTCCCACCCATTCGGAAGTGTCATGCGGAGTATCCTTGTCGCTATTTATGAGCTAAAGGCAGATGAAGTACTGGTCATACCTCACCATGACTGTGGGATGGCATCAGTCGATGCCGATTCTGTAGTAGAGAAGATGATCGGGCGTGATATACCAAAGAGCACCATCGATACACTGGGAGCTGCAGGAATCGATATCCGCAGTTGGCTTCGCGGATTTGATGATGTTTATGAAAGTTGTAAGAACAGTGTGGAAGTGATTAAAGGACACCCTTTAATCCCTAAAAATATTCCTGTACATGGTCTTATCATTTCGCCCGATACAGGGAAGCTGGAATTGGTAGTCGACGGGTATGCGGAACAACAAAAATAATAAATTCATCGAGGCTGTCGGGATTATTTCCGACAGTTTTTTTCAAATTTTTATCATTACTATTTATTTTTATCCTTTTTTTTGTTAAAATCGCCAAGTGTAGTTTGTCACTAATACAAACGGGTGGGCGAGGGACAAATTTAATAAGGATACAACATGAAGAAATTAAACTTGGAAACGTTTTTTCATTTTTCCGACTATGGAACGAATGGAAAACGTGAAATCCTTGCTGGAGTGGTCGGCTATTTTACAATAGTCTATATTCTCATCGTGAATTCCCTGATTTTATCGGAAGCGGGCATTCCGATTAATGGTGCAGTGATTGCGACGATTCTTTTATCTGCTTTAAGCTGTGTCATGATAGGACTTTGGGCGAATGTCCCAATCCTCCTCGTTCCAGGAATGGGCGTAAATGCCCTATTTGCTTATACCATGGTTCAAGGAATGGGTCTATCTTGGCAATCTGCTCTTGGTGCTGTTTTTATCTCAGGGGTTATTTTTGTAGTCATTGCTTTTACAAAATACTCTAAGTTAATCAGTGATTCGATTCCAAGTTCGATAAAAGAAGCCATATCTGTCGGTCTTGGCTTATTCTTGATGCTAATCGGTCTTGAAAAGGGCGGGATAATCACGGGAGGTTCATCATCAATCGTCGCACTGGGAGATTTAAGCGATCCAGCGGTGTGTGCAACGGTGTTGACCTTTTTACTGGCAATCACGCTGTTCATCAAGAATGTCCCCGGTAATTTCATGATTACCATCCTGGCAGGCAGCCTCATTGCCTATTGGTTCGGGACGGTTCAACTATCGGAAATCCATTTTTCAGGCATAGACACAGCTTCCTACGGCGATCTCTTCTTTTCATTATCGTTCTTGGAAGCGAACCGGATTGAATTCTGGATAAGTGTATTTGCGATGACGATGGTTCTTGTTTTTGAAAATATTGGTCTTGTACACGGGCATGTAGACAGTATAAACCGCCAGGATGCCTATAAAAAGTCTCTGCAGGCTACAAGTGTGTCCGTTCTGCTTTCAGGCATATTCGGTTCGAGCCCTACCGTTGCTACAGTTGAAACGGCAGCTGGAATCGCATCAGGAGGCAGAACTGGTTTTACTTCAGTGGTGACGGGCGTGCTATTCATTCTATCACTGCTATTTATACCGGTGATTAAAGTAATCCCTGATAGCGCCATTGCCCCCATCTTAATTATCATTGGCATTTTGATGCTCGGAAATATAAAAAAGCTGGATTTCAGCGATTTAACCGAGAGTATACCTGCAATCATGATCATCACGATCATTCCTTTCACTTACAGTATTGCCGATGGAATGGCATTCGGTTTCATCCTGTACCCGTTCTTGAAGCTTGTAACCGGAAAAGCGAGAGAAGTGTCAGCCCCAATGTATGTGAGTGCCGGAATGTTTATCGTCTATTTCATCATTGGTATGATCGGTTAATAATTCAAAAGAGCGGTTGGAATGAGTTAATTCTTATTCCAACCGCTCTTTTTTTTGGGGTTTTTTCGTCGAAAAAAATGGATTTATTGTGATTTACGCGATGACACATCCATCTTGAAAATGCTATGATATAGAATATTAAAAAATGATAAATGATAAGCAGCATATTAGAGGATGTGACAGGATGATTATTGAAGGTTTAAAAAGCCATGGTTCAGGAAATGATTTCTTAATCATTGATGAATTGACTACGACCCTGGCGTTTACTGAAGAAGAGCGGAAAAATTTCGCGAAGGCACTATGCAATAGGGAGAGGCTTGGAGCGGATGGTATTTTGTTCGTAATGAAAAGTGAACATGCTGATTGCCGGATGCGTGTCTTTAATGCGGATGGATCGGAAGCCTCGATGTGCGGCAATGGACTTCGCTGTGTTGCACGTTACGCGAATGACGTTCTTGGGCTCGATAAAATGATCGTGGAAACAATGAAGGCAAATCTACTCGTGGAAAAAACGGAAGATATTTATGAGGGCATTCCGACTTTCAAGGTGGAAATTTCCCCGGTAAGTTTTAATGTGAAGGATCTTCCTCTTGTATTGGCTAAAGAACAGTTGCAAAACGAATCATTGCCGGAACTTCATGATACCCTATTATTTTCGGCATTGGCGGTTCCTAATCCACATTTGATCACGCTCGTCGATAGTGATGTTTTACAAAGTGATTTACAGGAAGAACTTTCAACAAAGGTCAATCAACCGAATGAGCTTTTCCCTGATGGTGTCAATGTCAGCTTTGTGAAAGAGCTGGAACCAGGGAGCATTTATGTGCGGACATTCGAACGGGGAGTAGGCTTCACGAATGCATGTGGAACGGCTATGTCGGCTTCAAGCCTAGTAACATGCTCTGTTGGTTTAAACGCATTGGAAAGTGAAATATCTGTCTACAATAACGGCGGAAAAGTTAAATGCGTGGTCCACCATGATGAAGAAAGCCAAAAGTATTCAATTGATTTAATCGGGAACGCAACCTATGAATTCAAGGTATCGATTGAAATAGACTTAGATCAGCCTGAAAAATTTGAAATGCTTGAAAAAGAGGATTTTGAATTGGAAACAAGCTTATATGCCAAGCTGCAGGATGAAGTGCAAAGTTATTTGAAAACAAAATTATAAAGAAATTTTCAGACTGCAGGCAAACTCGAAGAAAAGCGAGTTTGCCTGCAGTTTTCTTATTTAAAAAAAGTTGCAGTTGATTTCAGAAATCCGCTCTCTTTCCGCCGATTGTCTGCCAAGCCTCTTCGCCGCAAGCGTCTGTGGAGTCTCGGCTAGCCTGTTATTCGGCAAGAGTATCACAACTAGTTGTTGGTCTTTTTTTGTTTTAAGAACGACAATACATCCAAAAAGGCTGGTCCATTATCGACGAGTCTGTAATCCATAAATGCACACCCTTCCCTTTTTATTCTGTTTGGTATGGTTTCAATCGTATATTCCTTTAACTGGAGACTTTCGTCCACTTCCTCCCAAAACAAAGGTGTAGCCACACCAGCGAAAGAATTTCCCCGTGGGGAATAAGGCAGTATGATGGTTTTTCCTTCACTATGCTGTACAAAGTCCAAGTAAAGTCGATTATGCCGATTTATTTTCATTCTTTCCATTGTAAAATCATTTTGGTTGGAACTTGTTAAGTAGTCACCGAGAAAGTCGGTGAAAATGCGTGTCTCCTGATAAGTAAATCTGTTTTCAGGCAGAGGGATGTGAATTTGCAGTCCTTTGTTACCTGAAGTTTTTACAAAAGCTTTTATCCTTAATGATTCCATCACTTTTTTTATTTCCTGTGCGGCCTTTATCGCTAACGAGAAAAATTCGATGGAAGGAGGATCTAAGTCCAGGACGATTTCGTCGGGTCGTGTTTTACCCGCTTTCTGAAATGGGGCATGGAATTCCAATGCAAGTTGATTACCGAACCAAAGAAGCGTTTCAATATCGTTACACAGCATATATTCGATATCCTCATCCATGAACGTTTTAATAAAGGCTGGCGCATAATCAGGTTTATTTTTCTGGAAAAATCTTTCTTTATCCAAAGTGCCATGAGGATAGCGGATCGTTGTAAGCAGCTTATCCTTCAAGAAGGGTAAGAAGAAAGCTGAAACCTCCCGTAAATAATGCAGGTATTCAACTTTTACCACCTGTTTATCTCCTGTTATCCAAAGCGGTTTATCCCTGGAAGTTATTTGTACAGTATCTGGAAATGTGTATTGGCCTAGCACGAATTTCTCCCAGGTACATTCGTCAGGAGACGTTTGTAAAAGCCATTGCGAAAACTGAGGTTCACGCAATTCATTTTCCTCATATACGTGTAAGAATTGAACTTCGATGCAAATGGATGGATGGATATAAAAAAATTGCGCGTCTTCGTCTGATGCATTTTGCTTGATCAGTTCATGCAATATTCTTTTATCTTGAGCACTCAGTCCGTTTTTAACACTTCCGATTTTCGTTACGGCACCTTCTTTGAAAACTGCGAGGGAAACGTAACCATTTTCTTTGTGCAATGCTGTAATGAAACAAGAAACGGTCTTCCAATTTTTGACCTTAATCCAAGATGTAGTCCGTTTTCCTTCTTGCCAAGTACCCCGAATTTCCTTGGCGACAACCCCTTCGCCATCTAATAGGGTGACCTTATTCAAGGCATTATCCAAAACGTCAAAACTCTCTATTAATTGTATCAAAGCCTTATCGTTGGGATCAGGCGGCATAGGAAAGCCAAGTTTTGCCCCCATTTTCAACATCAATTTCCTTCGTTCTTCCATAGGTTTAGCTGCTACGTCTTTTCCGCTGATTCGAAGCAGGTCAAACGCTATAAACCGGCATGGGGAAAAGCGGGCTTTTTCTGAAATTAAGAATTGTTTCCCAAGGCGTCCTCGCCACTGTATTTGAAAAAAGTCCGCTTTCGCCTGATTGGTAAGCCAGACCAATTCTCCATCTAACTGAAGTGGGAGATAATCTTCCAGGTCCAGATCTTTAATGTAAGCAATGATTTCTGGGAATTGTGGTGATAATTCCTTCTCGTTCCGACTCGAAATGTTTATGGTATCGGAGTCTATCGTTAAAATAGCCCTAAAGCCGTCATATTTGACTTCATAACGCCAATCCTTTGAGTTGGGGGCTTCGGGGTAATAGGTTGGCAGCATCGGTTTCATTTTTGTATTTACCTCCGCAAATAATTGATTAACATTATTTTGCCAAAAAAACGAAGTGTTAGAGTTGGCAATTGTTTTTTCGTTTTTTTTTGAACAAAGTGGAATAATAAAATTGTTCTTCTCTTTAAAAATAAGTTATGAGGTGACGAATATGCATACGATGTGGAAGGGGAGCATATCATTCGGTTTGGTGAACATTCCGATCAAACTTCATGCTGCAACGGAGGACAAGGATATTTCTTTAAGGACGTTGCATAAGGAATGTCATTCACCGATTAAATACGAAAAGGTTTGTCCGGTATGCCAGAAGGAAGTGGGGAAGGATGATATAGTCCGCGCTTTTGAGTATACAAAGGGAAAATTTGTTGTATTGGAAGACAATGAACTAGAACAACTGAAAAAACAAAACGAAGAAAAAGCCGTGGAAATCGTGGATTTCGTTAAAATTGAAGAAATAGATCCCATTTATTTTAATCGGAGTTATTACATGTCCCCTAACGACGGAGGGATAAAAGCTTATTCCCTTTTGAGGCAGGCCCTCAAGGAATCGAATAAGGTAGGGTTAGCGAAAATCATCATTCGCTCTAAAGAACAAATGGCGGTAATACGAGTCGTTGATAATACCTTGGTGATGGAAACGATTCATTATCCGGATGAAGTTCGCTCCACAGCGGATGTTCCGAATATCCCTGCCAATGATACCATTGTAAAAAAAGAAATCGATACCGCCGTTCTATTGATAGATCAATTAACGACTACTTTCGATCCGACAAAATACACCGATGACTATCGAACCGCGTTACTTGAATTGATTGAATCAAAGAAAACGGGACAGACGACGATTACTGCCAAAACAAAAGAACCAGTTTCCAACAATGTAACCGATTTAATGGAGGCATTACAGGCATCCATTGACCGTACGAAACATGATGAACCGGAAAAGAAAAAGACGACCCGAAAGAAAGCGGCACCGAAAAAAAAGAAACAAGCTTAAACAGGAAGCTGAGCGGAAGACGTATGATGTCGCTCGGCTTTCTGCTTGTTATAGCCCGGGGTCTTGCCTTCTAATAAGGTAATGAAAGTGACTTTACAGGGAGAGAATTACATAGGGAAGGAAAGTACAAATAGGTAGGTGGATCACGATTTAAGGAACTGAATGGAATTAAAAGAAAATGATGGATGGAAATGAAGGCAAAAAAATTCGCTCCCTAAAGAGCGACAATGAGGAATTCAATCGTGAAAATCAACATATAGGCGAACGGTTGTAGTTTTCGACTATATATTGTGTTCATATTCTACCATATTTAATTCTGAAATAGCAACAAAATTACTGAAACTAACATATGAATTTTTCTGGAAATCAATGATATTTCGCCCATTTAACAGCTCATGTGGTTTTTGCATATTCAGATTTGCTATATTCTTAAAAAAAACTACAGGATAAAATGGATTTTTAGTATAATTTATACATATTGGATGATATAAATTAAATATGAATGGAAGATGCAAAATGGAAAATGGAATAATCAAATCACTTCATGCCGGGAAGCCGAAACATGATATTTTTTCGAATATCGATATCTTTTCAGCCATGGATAAACAAGCAAAGGATAATGTGACTGTGACTAAATCAGGCATAATTGGTGATGGGGTAGGTAATGTAAAGTTCCATGGAGGTCCTGATCGGGCTTTGTGCTTTTACCCCTTTGAGCATTATTCATTATGGAATGAAAAATTCTCTAAAAAGCTGGATATCCCTGCATTCGGTGAAAATTTAACCATAGCGGGGATGAGGGAAGAAACAACGTATATCGGCGATATATATCAAATAGGCAATGTGATTGTTCAAATTAACCAGGGGAGGATACCTTGTTCGACCATTTCCCACTTCAATCAAGAACCTAAGTTTTTGGAACTCGTGCTGAAAACGAGTTTCACTGGTTATTTTGCAAGAGTACTTCAAGAAGGAACGATAAATAAACAAAACGAGATTGTGCTAATAGATCGTTTGCAAGAAAAAATTTCAGTTCATTATGCAGCAGAGGTAATCCTTCATAAACGAGATGGACTTGAAGGAGCAAATGCTTTACTTACACTAGACTCGTTAGCGGAAGACTGGAAACAAAGGATCTTGAAGAGGGTTCAAGCTGCAAAAGATTGAATCATTTTTGCAAAAGTGAAAAAAATGTCGATCAGGTATTGAAATTGACAGATTATTAATGTAAATTAAGTATAATCAAATTTTGAAATCTTGTGAAAATTATATAAATGGATCTTATCGAGAGAGGTGGAGGGACTGGCCCGAAGAAACCTCAGCAACCAGCTTAGGCAAAGGTGCTAAATCCAGCAAGCAGAGCTTGATAGATGAGGAGAATGTTTCAATAAACCTTCTTCTTTGAGAAGGTTTTTTTTCCTTTTCTCTCATACTCTTAGAATACGACAAAAACAGGATTGTTTTTGAGAGAGGGTGTAATGATGAATTTTCGTAAAGAAGTTAAAGAAAGAATGCTGGTTGGGGAAGGGGCAATGGGGACCTTACTGTACTCTAATGGCATCGATCAATGTTATGAGGAATTAAACTGCACGAACCCAGATCAAATAGAGTCCATCCATCGTGCTTATCTGGAAGCTGGTGCAGATATCCTTCAATCGAATACATACGGAGCCAATTTCAACAAATTGAAACGGCATGGACTTGAAGATGAAGTGAGCAGAATCAATCGTCAGGGAGTCATTCTTGCTAAAAAAGCGGCAAAAGGAAAGGCATATGTCTTCGGTACCATAGGGGCACAGCGGAGTATCAGGAAATCGGATTTAAGCTTGGAAGAGATAAAACGGGGTTTTCGTGAACAGCTATACAGTCTGCTGATGGAAAACCCTGATGGGATTCTCTTGGAAACATTTTATGACTTGGAGGAACTGGAAACCGTCCTGCAAATCGTTAAAAATGAAACCGGACTGCCGATCATCGCAAATGTTTCAATGCATGAACTTGGCAATCTTCAAAATGGAATCCATTTAAATGAAGCCTTTCAAAAACTCGAGCAATTGGGTGCCGATGTTGTCGGGGTGAATTGCCGTCTCGGTCCACATCATATGATTCGCGCATTGGAAGAAGTGAGTTTGCCAAAGCAAGCATCGATTGCCATTTATCCTAATGCCAGCCTCCCGGATTATGTGGATGGAAGGCTCGTCTATAAAGCTGTGCCGGAATATTTCGGTTCAAGTGCCCTGGAACTTCGTGAGCAAGGTGCCACGATCATAGGAGGGTGCTGTGGAACGACTCCACTGCATATCCAAGCTGTAAAGAATGCGATTGGAAGTTTGGCTCCCGTGAAAGAGAAATTTACGAAATCCCGCGAAATAGAAATAATTGAAGTGAACGACAGAGAATTGGAACTTCCCCTTTACGAAAAGGCCAAAACAGAAAGGACGATTCTTGTTGAACTTGATCCACCGAAAAAGCTGGGAATAGAGAGCTTCATGACTGGTGCTGAGGTTTTGAAAAAAGCAGGGGTCGATTCCATTACATTAGCGGATAATTCACTTGCCTCACCAAGGATATCGAATGATGCACTTGCTAATTTACTGAAGAACCAATTGAATATAAAGCCGATGGTGCATATAACATGCCGTGATCGAAATTTGATTGGCCTGCAGTCACATTTAATGGGTCTGCAGACGGTGGGGCTGAACGAAATATTGATCATCACCGGTGACCCTTCAAAAATTGGGGACTTCCCGGGTGCCACTTCGGTTTATGATTTATCTTCCTTTGACCTAATAAGCATGGTCAAACAATTTAATGAAGGTCTTTCCTATTCTGGTCAAAGTTTGGGCCAACGGGCCAATTTTAAAATTGCAGCAGCTTTTAATCCCAATGTGAAATATTTGGATAAAGCCGTACTGAGAATGGAAAAGAAGATTGCCTGCGGTGCTCAATCCTTTTTGACGCAGCCAATTTATTCGGTGGAGCAGATCGAGGAAGTATATGAGGCTACAAAACATTTAGATACCCCGATTTTCATCGGTATCATGCCTTTGACAAGCACAAGGAATGCCGAATTCATCCATAATGAGATCCCAGGAATCAAATTGCCTGATAATGTTAGAAGGGCAATGGCTTTAGCGGGGGATGACCCTGTAAAGTCAAGGATTGAAGGGGTAAATATCGCACGAGAGCTTGTGGACGCTGCAAGGGAAAAATTCAAGGGCATATATTTAATCACTCCGTTCCTTCGCTATGAAATGACGGCGGAACTTACGAAATATATTAGAAAAGTCGATAGTAAACATACATCAGAGGTGGCAGTTCATGAATAAAAAAGCGATTCAAGATCAGTTAAATTCTAAGATTCTCCTTCTTGACGGGGCGATGGGAACCATGCTCCAAGCTGAGGATTTGACAGCAGAGGATTTTGGAGGGGAACAATTCGAGGGCTGCAATGAATATTTATCACTGACGCAACCGGAAATCATCCAATCCATCCATGAAAAATATTTAGCAGCGGGTGCAGATATCATTGAAACAAATACCTTCGGAGCGACCAGCATCGTTCTTGAGGAATACCAAATAAGCACGATCGCCTACAAGCTTAATAAAATTTCAGCTGAGCTTGCCGTTAAAGCATGTGAAAAGTATTCCAATGATGAATGGCCAAGGTATGTAGCTGGCTCGATGGGTCCCACTACAAAAACGCTTTCCGTAACAGGAGGAACGACTTTTGATATTTTAACCGATTCTTATGAAGAACAGGCACTGGGTCTCTTGGATGGCGGGGTAGACTTGCTATTGGTGGAAACCTGTCAGGATATGCTTAATGTCAAGGCTGCCTTTTCTGGAATCAAAGCAGCATTCGCTAAATCAGGAAAAGATGTGCCAGTCATCATATCAGGAACAATCGAACCGATGGGCACGACACTTGCTGGACAGTCCATAGAAGCTTTTTATTTATCGGTTGAACATATGAAGCCCGTTGCTGTCGGCCTTAATTGTGCAACAGGGCCGGAATTTATGATAGACCATATCAGGACACTTGCAGATATATCAAATAGCGCGATCAGTTGTTATCCAAATGCCGGGCTCCCTGATGAAGAAGGTCACTATCATGAATCACCTACTTCCCTGGCAGAGAAAATGAAGCAATTTGCCGAAAAGGGATGGGTCAATATCATTGGCGGATGTTGTGGTACGACACCAGAGCATATTAAAGAACTTACCAGGGTTCTCGAAGGCATGAAGCCCCGTACAATTACGGAAACAGCCCATGGACATGCCGTATCAGGAATAGAGCCGCTCATTTATGATGATTCAATGCGTCCTTTATTCGTAGGTGAAAGAACGAATGTTATCGGTTCCCGAAAATTCAAGGAGCTGATTCGTGGAAAGCATTACGAGCCAGCTGCCGAAATTGCACGTTCCCAGGTAAAAAAAGGCGCCCATGTCATTGATATCTGTCTTGCTGATCCTGATGGGGATGAGCTTGGCGATATGAAGGAATTCGTAGAAGAGGTCGTCAAAAAAGTGAAAGTCCCATTGGTCATCGACACTACGGATGAAGCCGTACTTGAACAAGCATTAAAACATTCACAAGGAAAATCGATCATTAATTCCATAAACCTTGAAGATGGTGAGGAGCGATTTGAAAAAATAGTACCCTTCGTCCATCAATATGGTGCTGCCGTTGTCGTAGGAACCATTGATGAAATTGGGATGGCCGTCGATGCTGAACGGAAATTGGAAGTGGCTACACGGTCTGTGGATTTGCTAGTTAATAAGTATGGGCTAAATAAAAGTGACATCATTTTTGATCCACTGGTATTTCCTGTAGGCACAGGGGATGAACAATATATCGGATCTGCATTGGAAACGGTGAATGGAATAAAGGCGATTAAAGAAAAGTTTCCGGAATGCCTAACGATACTTGGCATTTCGAACGTTTCTTTCGGTCTACCAGCGAGGGGAAGGGAAATATTAAATGCAGTTTTCCTTTACCATTGTACAAAAGCGGGTCTCGATTATGCTATCGTGAATACAGAAAAACTTGAACGTTTCGCTCTGATACCAGAAGAGGAAGTGAAATTGGCTGAGGCACTCCTGTTTGAGACATCTACAGAAACTTTAGCGATCTTTACTGAATTTTATCGTGGAAAAAAAGCGGAGAAGAAGGATAATGGTGTGGTCCTGCCATTGGACGAACGTTTAGGTAACTATATTATCGAAGGAACGAAAGAAGGATTGATTGATGATTTAAATAAAGCGATTGAGCGCGGTGATAGCCCATTGGAAATCATCAATGGACCATTGATGGATGGCATGAGTGAGGTGGGTCGGTTATTTAATGACAACCAACTTATTGTCGCAGAGGTGCTTCAGAGTGCTGAAGCGATGAAGGCGGCTGTATCTCACCTTGAACCACTAATGGAAAACTCTGAAGATAGCGCTAAGAAAGGGAAAATCCTGTTGGCGACTGTCAAGGGAGATGTGCATGATATCGGGAAAAACCTAGTGGATATCATCCTATCCAATAATGGCTATGAAGTCATTGATTTGGGAATAAAGGTCGCACCGCAACAAATCATTGAAGAGGTTCGAAAACATGAGCCTACCATCATTGGCCTCTCTGGGTTACTTGTCAAATCTGCACAGCAAATGGTTTTAACCGCACAGGATTTAAGGCAAGCCGGAATAGATACCCCAATTTTAGTGGGAGGGGCAGCATTATCCCGTAAATTCACTGATTTTAAGATATCACCTGAATATGAAGGACCGGTTTTATATTCCAAAGATGCGATGGATGGTTTGGCTGTAACGAATATTTTACATGACTCTGACAAAAAAGTGGTGTACTTGGCAGAGTTAGTCGAGAAACGAGAAAGATCGAAAGCCAATGCCGCCATTGCTGCCACGATGGAAAAACCTGTTCGTAAGCAGTCCACAGCTGCCCCTTTAAGCGATGTTCCTGTTCAAAAACCGCGTGACATCAAGCGTCACGTCCTGAAAAACTATCCATTGGATGTCATCCAGCCTTATATAAATAGGCAAATGCTGATTGGTCATCATTTGGGGTTAAAAGGTAAAGTTTCCGAATTGCTTAAGCAAGGGAATGAAAAAGCAGTGCAGCTTAATGATCTCGTTGATG
This window encodes:
- a CDS encoding beta-class carbonic anhydrase, with the protein product MSLLNEILDYNEQFVEKGEYVKYRTDKFPEKRMVIISCMDTRLVELLPKSLNVKNGDVKILKTAGAIVSHPFGSVMRSILVAIYELKADEVLVIPHHDCGMASVDADSVVEKMIGRDIPKSTIDTLGAAGIDIRSWLRGFDDVYESCKNSVEVIKGHPLIPKNIPVHGLIISPDTGKLELVVDGYAEQQK
- a CDS encoding NCS2 family permease, which encodes MKKLNLETFFHFSDYGTNGKREILAGVVGYFTIVYILIVNSLILSEAGIPINGAVIATILLSALSCVMIGLWANVPILLVPGMGVNALFAYTMVQGMGLSWQSALGAVFISGVIFVVIAFTKYSKLISDSIPSSIKEAISVGLGLFLMLIGLEKGGIITGGSSSIVALGDLSDPAVCATVLTFLLAITLFIKNVPGNFMITILAGSLIAYWFGTVQLSEIHFSGIDTASYGDLFFSLSFLEANRIEFWISVFAMTMVLVFENIGLVHGHVDSINRQDAYKKSLQATSVSVLLSGIFGSSPTVATVETAAGIASGGRTGFTSVVTGVLFILSLLFIPVIKVIPDSAIAPILIIIGILMLGNIKKLDFSDLTESIPAIMIITIIPFTYSIADGMAFGFILYPFLKLVTGKAREVSAPMYVSAGMFIVYFIIGMIG
- the dapF gene encoding diaminopimelate epimerase; the encoded protein is MIIEGLKSHGSGNDFLIIDELTTTLAFTEEERKNFAKALCNRERLGADGILFVMKSEHADCRMRVFNADGSEASMCGNGLRCVARYANDVLGLDKMIVETMKANLLVEKTEDIYEGIPTFKVEISPVSFNVKDLPLVLAKEQLQNESLPELHDTLLFSALAVPNPHLITLVDSDVLQSDLQEELSTKVNQPNELFPDGVNVSFVKELEPGSIYVRTFERGVGFTNACGTAMSASSLVTCSVGLNALESEISVYNNGGKVKCVVHHDEESQKYSIDLIGNATYEFKVSIEIDLDQPEKFEMLEKEDFELETSLYAKLQDEVQSYLKTKL
- the ligD gene encoding DNA ligase D, with protein sequence MKPMLPTYYPEAPNSKDWRYEVKYDGFRAILTIDSDTINISSRNEKELSPQFPEIIAYIKDLDLEDYLPLQLDGELVWLTNQAKADFFQIQWRGRLGKQFLISEKARFSPCRFIAFDLLRISGKDVAAKPMEERRKLMLKMGAKLGFPMPPDPNDKALIQLIESFDVLDNALNKVTLLDGEGVVAKEIRGTWQEGKRTTSWIKVKNWKTVSCFITALHKENGYVSLAVFKEGAVTKIGSVKNGLSAQDKRILHELIKQNASDEDAQFFYIHPSICIEVQFLHVYEENELREPQFSQWLLQTSPDECTWEKFVLGQYTFPDTVQITSRDKPLWITGDKQVVKVEYLHYLREVSAFFLPFLKDKLLTTIRYPHGTLDKERFFQKNKPDYAPAFIKTFMDEDIEYMLCNDIETLLWFGNQLALEFHAPFQKAGKTRPDEIVLDLDPPSIEFFSLAIKAAQEIKKVMESLRIKAFVKTSGNKGLQIHIPLPENRFTYQETRIFTDFLGDYLTSSNQNDFTMERMKINRHNRLYLDFVQHSEGKTIILPYSPRGNSFAGVATPLFWEEVDESLQLKEYTIETIPNRIKREGCAFMDYRLVDNGPAFLDVLSFLKQKKTNN
- a CDS encoding Ku protein; protein product: MHTMWKGSISFGLVNIPIKLHAATEDKDISLRTLHKECHSPIKYEKVCPVCQKEVGKDDIVRAFEYTKGKFVVLEDNELEQLKKQNEEKAVEIVDFVKIEEIDPIYFNRSYYMSPNDGGIKAYSLLRQALKESNKVGLAKIIIRSKEQMAVIRVVDNTLVMETIHYPDEVRSTADVPNIPANDTIVKKEIDTAVLLIDQLTTTFDPTKYTDDYRTALLELIESKKTGQTTITAKTKEPVSNNVTDLMEALQASIDRTKHDEPEKKKTTRKKAAPKKKKQA
- a CDS encoding MOSC domain-containing protein, whose amino-acid sequence is MENGIIKSLHAGKPKHDIFSNIDIFSAMDKQAKDNVTVTKSGIIGDGVGNVKFHGGPDRALCFYPFEHYSLWNEKFSKKLDIPAFGENLTIAGMREETTYIGDIYQIGNVIVQINQGRIPCSTISHFNQEPKFLELVLKTSFTGYFARVLQEGTINKQNEIVLIDRLQEKISVHYAAEVILHKRDGLEGANALLTLDSLAEDWKQRILKRVQAAKD